A genomic region of Arachis stenosperma cultivar V10309 chromosome 9, arast.V10309.gnm1.PFL2, whole genome shotgun sequence contains the following coding sequences:
- the LOC130951837 gene encoding WAT1-related protein At5g07050-like: protein MEQKKSSIVLVLREFKPHFLMVLAQVGYAFLYFITEASFNHGMSPFLYVTYRHIVAAVVMFPFAFFLERNERPKLTFALFMEIFVLSLVGISVPINMYFASLRYTSPTFVASIVNVIASLTFIIAVVLRYETLDVRDPRGIAKVIGTMLSLSGVMTMTLYKGPTMRNLWRPVIHIPGKSAAAAHENWLKGSLLAVISCVSWSVWYIMQAATLKRYPAQLSLTTWMCFVGAAQSAVFTVLIIGHKPSAWTIGFNVDMWSTLYGGIVIAGLIIYIQLWCTEKKGPVFVTMTTPLCTILAAILAYFVFGEKLYLGSIIGATFVIIGLYLLLWGKEGDQKIQVNTKPRSGEDPECRLQSLP from the exons ATGGAACAAAAGAAATCTTCTATTGTTCTTGTGTTGAGAGAGTTCAAGCCACACTTTCTGATGGTGTTAGCCCAAGTTGGCTATGCATTCTTGTATTTCATCACTGAAGCTTCCTTCAACCATGGGATGAGTCCTTTCTTGTATGTAACCTACCGCCATATCGTCGCGGCGGTTGTCATGTTCCCATTTGCATTCTTTCTAGAGAG AAATGAGAGACCAAAGCTCACATTTGCTCTGTTCATGGAAATTTTTGTGCTTTCCTTGGTTGG GATTAGTGTACCAATCAATATGTACTTTGCAAGCCTGCGGTACACTTCTCCAACCTTTGTTGCTTCCATTGTCAACGTCATAGCTTCCCTTACCTTCATCATTGCCGTAGTACTAAG GTATGAGACTCTTGATGTTCGAGATCCCCGAGGAATAGCGAAAGTTATAGGGACAATGTTGTCCTTAAGCGGTGTAATGACAATGACACTATACAAAGGACCAACCATGAGAAATTTGTGGCGTCCCGTAATTCATATTCCAGGAAAGAGTGCTGCTGCAGCACATGAGAACTGGCTCAAGGGTTCTCTTCTTGCAGTTATAAGCTGTGTTTCATGGTCTGTCTGGTATATCATGCAG GCAGCCACTTTGAAAAGATATCCAGCACAGTTGTCCCTTACTACATGGATGTGCTTTGTTGGAGCAGCACAATCAGCTGTTTTTACAGTCTTAATTATAGGGCATAAACCTTCAGCTTGGACTATAGGGTTCAACGTTGACATGTGGTCCACGTTATATGGT GGAATTGTGATAGCTGGTTTGATAATATACATTCAGCTGTGGTGCACTGAGAAAAAGGGGCCAGTCTTCGTTACAATGACTACCCCCCTTTGTACCATTCTTGCTGCAATTTTAGCATACTTTGTCTTTGGTGAGAAACTTTACCTCGGCAg CATCATAGGCGCAACTTTTGTCATCATTGGTCTATACTTGCTGTTGTGGGGCAAAGAAGGTGACCAAAAGATTCAAGTCAACACCAAACCGCGCAGTGGTGAAGATCCAGAATGCAGACTACAATCACTACCTTAG